Proteins co-encoded in one Candidatus Parvarchaeota archaeon genomic window:
- a CDS encoding MFS transporter, with protein sequence MQKKMHSMYSTDYISKIMDKMPLGPYHKRLLAVAGAGFSFTSMEVFVIAFTLPIIVQQWGLDVAQAGFLGSASLLGMLFGSYMWGYISDRFGRKVSFELTIFFYSIFTFLSAFAPSYPVLYLCRLLTGIGLGGCLTADTGLLSENIPSKHRGRFLVLLDAFWPFGQIFATVLAALLLPDWRLLFIVSAFPALIIALLRRSVYETPYFLAKHGKFKELKEVLDRIMSDNKTPIKYEIPQKPRLEGGQKESYLQLFTSKYLKATIMIAIVWMMLNFGYYGLFIWLPSIFFQQGLSKMTVYAFIIFTALVQFPGYFSAAYLVERIGRKKTLFAYLLLSGLFALSFGAVRDEFSMLAMLSLMSFFCLGAWGTVYAYTPELFPTQARASGMGWADGTGKIAAIFSTPIAGLIMAQYSLFAALLVLGAALVIGAIAVLVLGRETKGEQFE encoded by the coding sequence TTGCAAAAAAAAATGCACTCCATGTATTCAACTGATTATATCTCAAAGATAATGGACAAAATGCCCCTTGGGCCATACCACAAGAGGCTTTTGGCGGTTGCCGGGGCGGGATTTTCCTTCACTTCGATGGAAGTTTTTGTAATAGCCTTCACCCTGCCGATTATAGTCCAGCAGTGGGGGCTTGATGTTGCGCAGGCTGGCTTTTTGGGCTCAGCCTCATTGCTTGGCATGCTTTTTGGAAGCTATATGTGGGGCTATATCTCGGACAGGTTTGGACGGAAAGTCTCCTTTGAGCTTACCATCTTTTTTTACAGCATCTTCACTTTCCTTTCGGCATTTGCCCCAAGCTACCCTGTGCTTTACCTGTGCAGGCTTCTGACAGGAATCGGCCTTGGCGGCTGCCTTACTGCCGACACCGGCTTGCTGTCTGAAAACATACCGTCAAAGCACAGGGGCAGGTTCCTTGTGCTTCTTGACGCGTTCTGGCCGTTTGGGCAGATATTTGCAACAGTCCTTGCCGCGCTTCTTCTCCCTGACTGGAGGCTCCTGTTCATTGTAAGCGCGTTTCCGGCCCTCATCATCGCACTATTGAGAAGGTCTGTCTATGAAACCCCGTACTTTCTTGCAAAGCACGGTAAGTTCAAGGAACTCAAAGAGGTTCTGGACAGGATAATGTCTGACAACAAAACCCCAATCAAGTACGAAATTCCCCAAAAGCCGAGGCTTGAAGGCGGGCAAAAGGAGTCTTATTTGCAGCTGTTCACGTCCAAGTACCTTAAGGCGACAATAATGATTGCCATAGTCTGGATGATGCTCAACTTCGGGTATTACGGCCTTTTCATCTGGCTGCCATCCATTTTTTTCCAGCAGGGGCTCTCAAAGATGACAGTTTACGCATTCATCATATTTACGGCGCTTGTGCAGTTCCCCGGATATTTTTCGGCAGCCTATCTGGTTGAGCGCATTGGGCGCAAAAAGACCCTGTTTGCCTACCTGCTTTTAAGCGGCCTTTTCGCGCTTTCATTTGGAGCAGTCAGGGACGAGTTTTCAATGCTTGCCATGCTTTCCCTCATGTCGTTTTTCTGCCTTGGAGCCTGGGGCACAGTCTATGCATACACCCCCGAGCTTTTCCCCACTCAGGCCCGCGCATCTGGAATGGGGTGGGCTGATGGAACAGGAAAAATAGCTGCGATATTCTCAACGCCGATTGCAGGACTGATAATGGCCCAATATTCCCTGTTTGCAGCGCTGCTTGTGCTTGGAGCCGCCCTTGTCATAGGCGCAATTGCGGTGCTTGTGCTTGGGCGGGAGACAAAAGGCGAGCAGTTTGAGTAA
- a CDS encoding carboxypeptidase regulatory-like domain-containing protein, translating into MFSDALRAPQKVLPTNARKKCKKNRRLCSIGFKANRQTRFPPSASDKSSFIYREHERLAGDGMGKSAPVLAFAIFSILVFAAAGFALTLSGTIRDGFGTRLTGTHVELLQAGTVLASTTAASEGAYKFNISTPGSYTLRLNRYGYPEHVVPITIGNEDTRRDVVMTETSLSSVYGQVFYDGGNPDALGKVRLSKNGVYVIGAESQIRPDGSYVITGVQPGDYQLVLPEGNYEYEKPSLSFVGGETRQVNIQVTKIKPQPKPDNNTTPPVVQETFSIVAPATALQGEWVTIKVFEGSQPVAGAVLLASAGGFETTLDPTDKSGSTKFKPQKTGKYTFKYAKALATMQAIQKQALPKPEPVQVDTGNQKQEGFVAAAPAISLTIFLIFVGLAFLAALVVMFLLRHKARERRHEAHFGHKQAQVFASAKDMAEKSEPEAHGILKEKSAKHKKIHAGKKRQAQRQPKEE; encoded by the coding sequence ATGTTTTCCGATGCCCTTCGTGCTCCTCAAAAGGTGCTTCCTACAAATGCTAGAAAAAAATGCAAGAAAAACCGGCGGCTTTGCTCCATTGGCTTCAAGGCAAACAGGCAGACCAGGTTCCCGCCGTCGGCAAGTGATAAAAGCAGCTTTATATACCGGGAGCATGAAAGACTTGCAGGTGATGGGATGGGAAAATCGGCCCCAGTTTTGGCTTTTGCAATATTCTCAATTCTTGTTTTTGCAGCCGCAGGCTTTGCACTGACCTTGTCAGGGACAATCCGTGACGGCTTTGGGACAAGGCTTACCGGAACGCACGTGGAGCTTCTCCAGGCAGGCACGGTCCTTGCGTCAACCACCGCGGCAAGCGAGGGTGCCTACAAGTTCAACATCAGCACCCCAGGCTCATATACATTAAGGCTCAATCGGTATGGCTATCCTGAGCATGTAGTTCCAATTACAATAGGGAATGAGGACACAAGGCGTGACGTGGTAATGACGGAAACAAGCCTCTCATCAGTTTACGGACAGGTGTTTTACGATGGCGGCAACCCAGATGCCCTTGGCAAGGTTAGGCTTTCAAAAAACGGCGTTTATGTTATAGGCGCTGAAAGCCAAATCAGGCCTGACGGCTCCTATGTCATCACAGGTGTGCAGCCAGGCGACTACCAGCTTGTGCTGCCTGAAGGCAACTATGAGTATGAAAAGCCGTCGCTAAGCTTTGTTGGAGGCGAAACTAGGCAGGTCAACATCCAAGTCACAAAAATCAAGCCACAGCCTAAGCCCGACAATAACACAACCCCTCCAGTTGTGCAAGAAACTTTCAGCATTGTGGCTCCTGCCACAGCGCTGCAGGGGGAGTGGGTGACAATCAAGGTTTTTGAAGGCTCGCAGCCTGTTGCAGGCGCAGTATTGCTTGCAAGTGCTGGGGGGTTTGAGACAACCCTGGACCCTACTGACAAGTCAGGCTCGACAAAATTCAAGCCGCAAAAAACTGGGAAATACACGTTCAAGTACGCAAAGGCCTTGGCAACAATGCAAGCCATCCAAAAACAGGCACTGCCAAAGCCAGAGCCTGTGCAAGTTGATACAGGCAACCAAAAGCAAGAGGGATTTGTTGCAGCCGCGCCTGCCATAAGCCTAACAATATTTTTGATATTTGTAGGCCTTGCGTTTCTTGCGGCCCTTGTTGTCATGTTTCTTCTTAGGCACAAGGCACGGGAAAGAAGGCACGAGGCGCACTTTGGCCACAAGCAGGCGCAAGTGTTTGCAAGCGCAAAGGACATGGCTGAAAAGTCTGAGCCGGAGGCACACGGCATCCTGAAGGAAA